The genomic interval CGCTGTCCCGAACGGCATCCCTTGCCCCGCAGGCCCTGCCTGTCTGCTGTGCCTACAGCGGCTGCAGGTTCGCTCCGCGCAGGCCGACCAGCAGGGCGCGGCCGTCGGGCTGCACCCGGAACTCGCCGTATTTGGCCGCTTCCCAACGCTTGGCTTCGCCTTCGGTGAAGTACCGGGCATCGGTGACCAGCATCGGGTGCCCGTGCTTGTACACCAGCTCGATCAGGATGTCGCCCGGTGCCAGTGCGCCGCCGTCGTGCAGTCGCAGTAGCCTGGCGACGCCGTTCGGGCCCACGCGCGCCACCACGTGACTTGCCCGCCGCGTGGCCTGGCCGTTGGCGCCGGGGAGCGAGAAATTGAGCCGCATGTAATCGCCCTGCATCAGCGAGCGCGGATCGACCGGTGCCAGCTCGACGAAGACGGGCGCGCCCTGGCTGATGAGCGCCTCTTTTTGCCAGATC from Massilia sp. Se16.2.3 carries:
- a CDS encoding GDYXXLXY domain-containing protein; the encoded protein is MLASLAGLCALWLLGHFYYQLAWPLAHKALLLAAAGAALALIAGFALPHERVRETTSPEPVPALREGRQRWLIGAATLAVLAVVNFSIWQKEALISQGAPVFVELAPVDPRSLMQGDYMRLNFSLPGANGQATRRASHVVARVGPNGVARLLRLHDGGALAPGDILIELVYKHGHPMLVTDARYFTEGEAKRWEAAKYGEFRVQPDGRALLVGLRGANLQPL